The Bacteroidota bacterium genomic sequence GATATTCAAAAACTAAAAACCTTATTGGGATTTAGCTTTAAATTCCGCATAAATTTATTTGATGTTAATAAAATTTCTTTAAATTTGTATCCGAATGAATACATAATTAAATGTACTTTATTGAAAAAACAGTCGAGTTTGATAAATGGCTGAGAAAATTAAAAGACCTTAAAGCGAAGGCAAAAATTTTGTTCAGAATTCAAAGAATTGAAAGTGATGAGCACTTTGGAGATTGCAAACCTCTAGGTGATGGTGTTCGGGAAATAAAAATTAATTATGCCAAAGGTTATAGGATTTACTTCCATGAAAAAGATGGAAAAATAATCCTTTTGCTTATTGGAGGAGATAAATCAAATCAGCGAAAAGATATTGAAAAAGCAAAGAAAATATTGAGCAAGATCAAAAAATAGAAATATGGAAACCTCAAAATTTGACATAGCAGATTATTTAGACAATAATGAAATAATAGCAGAATATCTCAATTCCGTTTTGGAAGAAGGAAATAATTCGGATGTTATTATAGCAATTGGTCATATTGCGAAATCAATTGGAATGACAAAGATTGCAAATGAAACAGGACTTAGCAGACCAAGTTTGTACAAAGCCTTATCTGAAGGAGCGAAACCCCAATTTGAAACAATTATGAAAATATTACGAGCAATTGGAGGACAAATACGAATAAATCCTGTTTGAATTATACTTACCAATATGTGATTATTGATTAATTTTTGATAACTCAATTCCTTCCATTGAATTAATTGCAGAAGGAAATTTTGATAAAGTTACTGAAATACAAAATAGTCGTAAATCTGAAATAATAAAATCAATAAAAAATAATGACAGCAAGTGATTTTATATTACGGGAAAAAATATTAAAAGGTCTTGAATTAACTTACGAGAGACTAATTAAATATAAAATTGAAAGGAATCTGGATCTTGTAATATCTGAGAATGGCAAAGTGATTCACATTGATCCCAAAAAATTTAAAAAGTAAAAGTATACCAGGCAAACCAGCCCATCATCAAGAATTTATCGAATAATTCGCACAAATACAATAAGTTGCGAGTATATGCCCATAAGCTCATTATAAAGTATAAGTAAGAGAGAAAAATGAAATATAGAAAAGTATATTTCGTTATCTTTATGGTACAAAACACAAATGCTGGATATTTCGGTTCAAACCATGCCAGCCATTTCGGAGTATCAGTGCCTCTATTTCGGTTCTAATGGTGCCACCCAATAACATTGGGTTCGGTTCTAACCGTGCCACTTTATAAGATCAGGTAAATTACCATACTCAAAAAAAGAAGAGATAGTGTTATAACCAGTTGGTTAAAAGACTTCAATCTCAGGAAAGTTCAATATATGGCAGGACATAGATACATCAGCTCAACCGAAAGATATTTAGTTAATCAGATAGAAGATCTTCAATTTGATATTGAGAGGTTTCATCCACTTTCCTAAAGCTGTAAATTAAAATTAATTAATTAATAATCTGGAAATGCATTAAATTTGTACAATATGATTGCTTAAAGAATAGTTATGGACATTCAATCAATTAAGTTAGACTTAATGCAAAAGTTAATTGCTACAAAGGATTTAGACCTTTTAAAAAAAATCGGTGTTTTGTTTGAAAAAGAAGCACCAATAGCTTACAATGCAGAAGGAAAACCTCTTTCAAAAAAGCAGTTGTATAGAGACTTAAAAGCAGCTGAAAAGGAAATTGAAAAAGGGGATTATTATACAATTGCAGAGTTAAGAGAAGAATCTAAGTCATGGTGACAAGTAATCCGAGAGTGATTCTTTCAAAAAGAGCCATATCCTCAATCAAGGCGATATATTCATACTTAGAAGCTGAAGCATCAGAGCAGACTGCAATAAAAATTAAAGAATCTATAATCAGTAAATGTGAGAGTTTAGGTACTTTTTCAGGCTATTCAAAAGAGCTTTATCTTGAAGGATTTCCAGAAGACTATCGATCTGTAAGTGTTTGGGATTATGTCATTATTTACCTGGTAACTGAAAAGGAAATCCTGGTTTTAAATATTATTCATGGGAAAATGCATCCAGAAAGAAGGAAAGATTTCTAATAATATAGAATCATTATTGCCCTTTAGCCCAGATCGGCTCAATAACAAAATGGGCCATTTAACACACATAATTACAATAAGTTAAATGTAATAGCCTAAAAGCCCACCCAAAAAGATAAGCAAGCAAAAAAAGAATTATTCAATCATAAAACCCTCAATAAATCGTTAATTTTAAAGACTGATTTATGGGCTGCCTCAAGTTAAATATCATTGAACAAAGATTTCATTTGGAGGAAGGAAATCAAATTCCGTCAAAACGTTCCTCTAAAACTCGAATGGGAAGTAATTGTAAACCAATTACTAAAAAGGGTGTTAGCACTTATAGGTTACGCTTCCAAAACACAGGATTTCTTGAAGTATGAA encodes the following:
- a CDS encoding type II toxin-antitoxin system RelE/ParE family toxin, which encodes MYFIEKTVEFDKWLRKLKDLKAKAKILFRIQRIESDEHFGDCKPLGDGVREIKINYAKGYRIYFHEKDGKIILLLIGGDKSNQRKDIEKAKKILSKIKK
- a CDS encoding putative addiction module antidote protein, whose protein sequence is METSKFDIADYLDNNEIIAEYLNSVLEEGNNSDVIIAIGHIAKSIGMTKIANETGLSRPSLYKALSEGAKPQFETIMKILRAIGGQIRINPV
- a CDS encoding type II toxin-antitoxin system RelE/ParE family toxin, with amino-acid sequence MVTSNPRVILSKRAISSIKAIYSYLEAEASEQTAIKIKESIISKCESLGTFSGYSKELYLEGFPEDYRSVSVWDYVIIYLVTEKEILVLNIIHGKMHPERRKDF